A genome region from Carya illinoinensis cultivar Pawnee chromosome 2, C.illinoinensisPawnee_v1, whole genome shotgun sequence includes the following:
- the LOC122296369 gene encoding uncharacterized protein LOC122296369 produces MANPGAGTKFVSVNLNKSYGQPHHHQHSSNQSAYGSNRTRPSSHGGGAGGGMVVLSRPRSSQKAGPKLSVPPPLNLPSLRKEHERFDLLGTGVGPAGGVSGSGPRPTSSGMGWTKPGTIALQEKENEGFSDHGADGVDPSLSSVDGVSRGSSVYLPPSARSGMAGPPASASIGPLPPPAEKATVLRGEDFPSLKAALPSTSGPTQKQKDGLSQKQKQAVGNESTNEQKVGSRLSSHGGMRPQMQPSHHGVVNGLIEKGGESHGFGGSWTSERARKQEEYFPGPLPLVRVNLRSDWADDERDTSFGLTDRVRDQGFPKGEAHWERDFDMPRVSVLPQKPVHNQFNRWGQRDNEAGKVFSSEVPQMDPFSRDVRMPSKEGREGNSWRTVSLSKDGFGVPGVENDRSSTSVRPATLNRETIKENKYTASPFRENGNNDIGRTNIGYGQGGRHQRNNATDLYSSRGAEGNTRDRYSHDQHTKYRGDGFQNNSVSKSSYSLGGKGLPVNDPLLNFGREKRPFSKSQKPYMEDPFIKDFEAIGFDGRDPFSGSLVGVVKRKKDVPKQTDFHDPVRESFEAELLRVQKLQEEERQRIIEEQERALELARREEEERDRLAREHEERQRRLEEEAREAAWRAEQERLEAMQRAEEQRIAREEEKQRIIMEEERRKQAAKQKLLELEQRIAKRQAEAVKTGGNYPTASDEKMSDIVNEKDSSRMADIGDWEDGERMVERITTSASSDSSSHNRPFEMGSRPHFSIDGSSTLMDRGKPVNSWRRDAYESGSSTSFLIQDQENGHHGPRRDASAGRRSFSRKEFYGGAGYMSSRTHHRGGIPEPHMNDFTHLRGQRWNLSGDGDHYGKNMEMDSEYHESLVEKFGDAGWGQGHSHGNLYPQYSDRSYPNTEADGPYSFGRSRYSMRQPRVLPPPSLASMNKTSYRVENEHPGPFLENEVRYNRPARSETNMQTGYDDSHQENLDQRELSNVQQQNPENREQKLDNNNTPRCDSQSSLSVSSPPSSPTPLSHDDPDESGDSDVASAAGEEKDAPLSEQENEPVVLSSKAEEENMVTTSSAGDDEEWAVENDERLQEQEEYDEDEDGYQEEDEVHEGDDENVDLNQEFEDMHLKEKGSPDMMENFVLGFNEGVPVGLPNDDFERSSRNGESSFVIQQGSTDAFEERGCCDGQALKPVDVAPQVSSDGSSRVFQETEKAMQDFVIQPSYAHASLAREILDHAEASSSSGMSVQHPVPSVINLASHPSSSQTVMSTVPAVPIQTEVPVKFGLFSGPSLIPPPVTAIQIGSIQMPLHLHPQVGPSLTHMHPSQPPLFQFGQLRYTSPISQGVLPLAPQSMSFAQPNVPASFSINQNPGGPLPIQPGQESSAHNPMKNNAVSLSMDNQPGLVSSHLEHSQGIVSKEVNSFAARDNAGKTVKKQQLQTEISNCSDDSGRYESYQQVEDQGQNNSVVKNYNSLSNTRERQPQYEAASSQLVSKEKDLSGTKTQGPISSGRGKRYVFTVKNSSSKLSYPAADTSHTDLNGLQRRPRRNVQRTEFRVRESAEKRQSTGLVSSHHIGVDDKSNTNGRGTEISMRSVPRKVAVSSKQLKPTVDSAYLTSGPSRSQEMDSGSRNEKGYVKEALLRSQSILQSREGNLKRNIGSEELVDASLQSGIVRVFEQPGIEAPSDEDDFIKVRSKRQMLNDRREQREKEIKAKSRVSKMQRKPRSTSQNTIIPAKLTKISASTSREASKSLRPDLISSEGRGLANIEVSSGFNTAIVSQPLAPIGTPAVKTDSQTDLRSQAIRSLQTGSVPTVNGGGKSIGPGEIFDSKNKVFLGPQVVIDVVLDNARTSSLGPWNNSRINQQVMALTQTQLDEAMKPEQFDSNASVVDHNSSVSEPIMPTSSILTKDMSYSSATRPINSLLTGEKIQFGAVTSPTVLPPSSCAVSLGIGPPGPCRSNIQISHNLPGAEDDRNLYFGKEKNVPKSCVHLEDCEAEAEAAASAVAVAAISNDEIVGNGLGVSPVSVSDTKSFGADIDGITAGVDGDLQLESQSRAEESISVALPADLSVETLPISLWPPLASPQNSSSQMLSHFPGGPPSHFPFYEMNHMLGGPIFAFGQHDESSSTTQSQPQKSSASASGPLGTWPQCHSGVDSFYGPPTGFTGPFISPPAGIPGVQGPPHMVVYSHFAPVGQFGQAGLSFMGATYIPSGKQPDWKHNPVSTASSVGEGDINNLNMVSAQRTPSNMPSPIQHLSPGSPLLPMPSPLAMFDVSPFQSSPDLSVQARWQHVPASPLQSVPQSMPMQKLAEGALTSQFSHGPAVNQSLTANRFPDSRSSMPSDSSRNFPVPTDATVTQFPDELGLVDPGSSSGTGAQPQAVVTSSSSVSTVADVGKTDLQARSSKISSGHGTNSVFKTQSSQHKQYGHSSGYSYQRGGGVSQKNSSGAEWTHRRMGLQGRNQSLGAEKSFPPAKIKQVYVAKQTTSGTSTVS; encoded by the exons ATGGCCAATCCCGGAGCCGGGACTAAGTTTGTGTCGGTGAATCTGAACAAATCGTATGGGCAACCTCATCACCATCAACATTCATCTAATCAAAGCGCTTATGGATCTAATCGAACCCGACCCAGTAGTCATGGTGGCGGCGCAGGAGGAGGAATGGTGGTCCTCTCGAGGCCTCGAAGCTCACAGAAGGCTGGGCCGAAGCTTTCTGTTCCACCCCCCTTGAACTTGCCATCCTTGCGAAAGGAGCATGAGAGGTTCGATTTGTTGGGAACAGGCGTTGGGCCCGCCGGTGGGGTTTCGGGAAGTGGGCCAAGGCCAACTTCGTCCGGTATGGGGTGGACTAAGCCGGGTACAATTGCATTGCAAGAGAAAGAGAATGAAGGGTTTAGTGATCATGGAGCTGATGGAGTTGACCCAAGTTTGAGTAGTGTCGATGGGGTGAGCAGGGGGAGCAGCGTGTATTTGCCGCCCTCGGCTCGGTCAGGCATGGCTGGACCCCCGGCTTCTGCTTCGATTGGACCTCTACCACCACCAGCAGAGAAAGCGACCGTTTTGAGGGGAGAGGATTTTCCATCTCTGAAGGCTGCTCTGCCTTCCACATCAGGTCCTACACAGAAACAAAAGGATGGTTTGAGTCAGAAACAGAAGCAAGCAGTTGGTAATGAGTCAACCAATGAGCAGAAGGTTGGTTCCCGTTTGAGTTCTCATGGTGGTATGCGCCCTCAAATGCAACCATCCCATCATGGTGTTGTTAATGGTTTGATTGAGAAGGGTGGTGAAAGTCACGGTTTTGGTGGTTCATGGACATCGGAGCGAGCTCGGAAGCAGGAAGAGTATTTTCCAGGTCCACTGCCGCTTGTTCGTGTGAATCTGAGATCAGATTGGGCTGATGATGAGCGTGACACGAGTTTTGGTTTGACAGACCGGGTAAGAGATCAGGGGTTTCCCAAGGGCGAAGCTCACTGGGAAAGAGATTTTGATATGCCCAGGGTTAGCGTTTTACCACAGAAGCCAGTTCATAACCAATTTAACAGGTGGGGTCAGCGTGACAATGAAGCTGGAAAGGTTTTTTCCAGTGAAGTCCCCCAAATGGACCCTTTCAGCAGAGATGTAAGAATGCCTAGTAAAGAAGGGCGGGAAGGAAACTCGTGGAGAACTGTCTCTCTTTCTAAAGATGGATTTGGTGTTCCAGGAGTTGAAAATGATCGAAGTAGTACCAGTGTGAGGCCGGCTACACTTAATAGAGAGACAATTAAAGAGAACAAATACACAGCATCACCATTCCGTGAAAATGGTAATAATGATATTGGAAGGACAAATATCGGGTATGGACAGGGAGGGAGACACCAAAGGAACAATGCTACAGATCTATACAGCAGCCGAGGGGCTGAAGGGAATACACGGGACCGGTACAGCCATGATCAGCACACCAAATATAGGGGCGATGGTTTCCAGAATAACTCGGTATCTAAATCCTCATATTCCTTGGGTGGTAAAGGGCTTCCTGTTAATGATCCTCTACTCAATTTTGGTAGGGAGAAACGTCCATTCTCAAAGAGTCAAAAACCCTATATGGAGGACCCTTTCATCAAAGACTTTGAAGCTATAGGTTTTGATGGACGGGATCCCTTTTCTGGGAGTCTCGTTGGGGTGGTTAAGAGGAAGAAAGATGTGCCCAAACAGACTGATTTCCATGATCCTGTAAGGGAATCGTTTGAGGCCGAACTTTTGAGAGTCCAAAAGTTGCAAGAAGAGGAGAGGCAGCGGATCATTGAAGAGCAAGAAAGAGCCTTGGAGCTAGCTcgaagagaagaagaggagagagaTAGGTTGGCTAGGGAACACGAAGAAAGGCAGAGAAGGTTGGAAGAGGAAGCCAGGGAAGCAGCATGGAGAGCAGAGCAAGAACGACTGGAAGCCATGCAAAGAGCTGAAGAACAGAGGATAGCTAGAGAAGAGGAGAAACAAAGGATTATTATGGAGGAAGAGAGGAGGAAACAGGCTGCTAAGCAAAAGCTTTTAGAATTGGAGCAAAGGATTGCCAAGAGGCAGGCTGAAGCAGTGAAGACTGGTGGTAATTATCCCACTGCTTCAGATGAGAAGATGTCCGATATAGTAAATGAAAAAGATAGCTCTAGGATGGCAGACATTGGTGATTGGGAAGATGGTGAAAGAATGGTGGAGAGGATTACAACATCAGCATCTTCTGATTCCTCCAGTCATAATAGGCCATTTGAGATGGGTTCTAGGCCTCACTTTTCGATAGATGGCTCTTCCACCCTGATGGACAGGGGAAAACCTGTTAATTCGTGGAGAAGAGATGCGTATGAGAGTGGAAGCAGCACAAGCTTCCTCATCCAAGACCAAGAGAATGGTCACCATGGTCCCAGGAGAGATGCATCTGCTGGTCGGAGATCATTTTCTAGAAAAGAGTTCTATGGAGGAGCTGGATATATGTCTTCTAGGACTCATCATCGAGGTGGGATTCCAGAGCCTCACATGAATGATTTCACTCATCTTAGAGGGCAGAGGTGGAATCTTTCCGGGGACGGTGATCATTATGGCAAAAATATGGAGATGGACTCAGAATATCATGAGAGTCTTGTTGAAAAGTTTGGTGATGCTGGATGGGGTCAAGGTCATTCCCACGGTAATCTTTATCCTCAATATTCTGACCGTTCATATCCAAATACTGAGGCAGATGGGCCTTATTCATTTGGGAGGTCACGGTATTCCATGAGGCAGCCTCGTGTTCTTCCCCCTCCATCACTAGCTTCTATGAACAAGACGTCCTACAGGGTTGAGAATGAACATCCTGGTccttttttggaaaatgaggTACGGTACAATCGTCCAGCTCGAAGTGAAACTAACATGCAGACTGGGTATGATGATAGTCATCAAGAGAATCTTGACCAACGTGAACTTAGTAATGTCCAACAACAGAATCCTGAGAATCGggagcaaaaattagataataaCAACACACCAAGGTGTGACTCGCAGTCTTCACTCTCTGTTTCAAGTCCTCCTAGTTCTCCAACTCCTCTATCTCATGATGATCCGGATGAATCTGGAGATTCTGATGTGGCATCAGCtgcaggagaagaaaaagatgctCCCCTGTCAGAACAGGAGAATGAACCTGTTGTCTTATCAAGCAAAGCCGAGGAAGAAAATATGGTGACCACCTCAAGTGCTGGTGATGATGAAGAATGGGCTGTAGAGAATGATGAGCGGTTGCAAGAGCAGGAAGAatatgatgaggatgaggatggATAccaggaagaagatgaagtgcatgaaggagatgatgaaaATGTTGACCTAAACCAGGAGTTTGAGGATATGCATCTAAAGGAGAAAGGGTCACCCGACATGATGGAAAATTTCGTTTTAGGCTTTAATGAGGGTGTTCCAGTTGGCCTGCCAAATGATGATTTTGAAAGGAGTTCAAGGAATGGAGAAAGTAGTTTTGTGATACAACAGGGATCAACAGATGCTTTTGAAGAACGTGGATGTTGTGATGGACAAGCCCTTAAACCTGTGGATGTTGCTCCTCAAGTGAGCAGTGATGGTTCTTCCAGAGTGTTCCAGGAAACTGAGAAGGCCATGCAGGATTTTGTCATTCAACCCAGTTATGCTCATGCATCATTAGCACGTGAGATTTTAGATCATGCGGAGGCTTCTAGTAGCTCTGGTATGTCAGTTCAGCATCCTGTCCCATCTGTAATCAATCTGGCCTCACATCCTTCATCTAGTCAGACTGTGATGTCTACTGTACCTGCTGTACCGATTCAAACTGAGGTGCCTGTTAAGTTTGGGTTGTTTTCTGGTCCTTCTCTAATACCACCTCCAGTTACGGCCATACAGATTGGCTCTATTCAGATGCCTCTTCACCTGCATCCTCAGGTTGGCCCATCCCTCACCCACATGCACCCATCACAGCCTCCTCTCTTCCAGTTTGGTCAGTTAAGGTACACATCTCCCATATCTCAGGGAGTATTGCCATTGGCTCCTCAATCCATGTCATTTGCTCAACCCAATGTTCCAGCCAGTTTTTCTATAAATCAGAACCCAGGAGGTCCTCTGCCAATTCAACCGGGTCAAGAATCTTCTGCTCATAATCCAATGAAGAACAATGCTGTGTCACTTTCAATGGATAATCAACCAGGCCTTGTTTCAAGTCATCTGGAGCATTCCCAAGGAATTGTGTCAAAAGAGGTAAATTCATTTGCTGCTAGAGATAATGCTGGAAAAACTGTTAAAAAGCAGCAGCTTCAAACAGAGATTTCCAATTGTAGTGATGACAGTGGGCGGTATGAATCATATCAGCAGGTAGAAGATCAGGGGCAGAATAATTCAGTTGTGAAGAACTACAATTCCTTGTCCAATACGAGAGAAAGGCAGCCTCAATATGAAGCAGCATCATCTCAGTTggtttcaaaagaaaaggatTTAAGTGGAACAAAGACTCAAGGGCCAATATCCAGTGGCAGAGGGAAAAGATATGTCTTCACGGTTAAGAATTCTAGCTCAAAATTATCATATCCAGCTGCTGACACTTCTCACACAGACTTGAATGGATTGCAGAGGAGGCCCCGACGTAATGTTCAGCGCACTGAGTTTCGAGTTCGGGAAAGTGCAGAAAAGAGACAATCTACTGGTTTGGTTTCATCTCATCACATTGGGGTGGATGATAAGTCAAATACCAATGGAAGGGGTACAGAAATATCCATGAGAAGTGTGCCTCGGAAGGTGGCTGTATCAAGTAAGCAATTGAAACCGACAGTAGACTCAGCATACTTGACTTCAGGTCCATCTAGATCACAGGAGATGGATTCCGGAAGCAGAAATGAAAAGGGATATGTAAAGGAGGCCTTGCTGAGGAGTCAGAGCATCCTACAGTCCAGAGAGGGAAACCTTAAGAGGAATATTGGTTCTGAAGAGCTTGTTGATGCTTCTTTGCAAAGTGGCATTGTGCGCGTCTTCGAGCAACCCGGCATTGAAGCTCCTAGTGATGAAGATGACTTCATCAAGGTGCGGTCGAAGAGGCAAATGCTGAATGATCGGCGGgaacaaagagagaaagaaatcaaGGCAAAGTCTCGGGTCTCAAAG ATGCAGCGTAAACCTCGTTCTACTTCACAGAACACTATCATCCCAGCCAAGTTAACTAAAATTTCTGCATCAACAAGTAGAGAAGCATCAAAGAGCCTTCGGCCTGACCTCATTTCATCTGAGGGACGTGGCTTGGCAAACATTGAAGTATCCTCTGGATTTAACACTGCCATAGTCTCACAACCATTGGCTCCAATTGGTACTCCTGCTGTGAAAACTGATTCCCAAACTGACTTGCGATCCCAAGCAATCAG ATCCCTCCAGACGGGCTCCGTTCCTACAGTAAATGGTGGTGGAAAGAGCATTGGACCAGGAGAGATTTTTGACAGCAAAAATAAGGTCTTCCTAGGACCACAAGTGGTGATTGACGTGGTCCTCGATAATGCCCGGACATCATCGTTAGGGCCTTGGAATAATTCAAGGATTAATCAGCAG GTTATGGCCCTAACACAAACACAACTTGATGAGGCTATGAAGCCTGAACAATTCGATTCTAATGCTTCTGTTGTAGATCATAATAGCTCTGTTAGTGAGCCCATCATGCCAACATCATCCATCTTGACAAAGGACATGTCATACTCTTCTGCCACGAGGCCAATCAACTCCCTGCTTACTGGGGAGAAAATCCAATTTG GTGCAGTTACATCTCCAACAGTTCTCCCTCCTAGTAGCTGTGCGGTTTCTCTTGGTATTGGCCCTCCAGGTCCATGTCGGTCAAATATCCAAATATCTCACAATCTTCCTGGAGCTGAGGATGATCGCAATCTTTACTTTGGAAAGGAGAAAAATGTCCCCAAATCTTGTGTTCACTTGGAGGATTGTGAAGCTGAAGCTGAAGCAGCTGCTTCAGCGGTTGCCGTTGCAGCCATCAGCAATGATGAGATTGTTGGAAATGGGCTGGGTGTTTCCCCTGTCTCTGTGTCAGATACGAAAAGCTTTGGAGCAGATATTGATGGAATAACAGCAg GTGTAGATGGTGATCTGCAATTAGAAAGTCAATCAAGGGCAGAAGAATCTATTAGTGTTGCTCTTCCTGCTGATCTGTCTGTTGAGACATTGCCAATTTCCTTATGGCCACCATTGGCAAGTCCACAAAACTCCTCAAGCCAGATGCTTTCTCATTTTCCTGGAGGACCGCCTTCTCATTTTCCCTTTTACGAGATGAACCACATGTTGGGGGGGCCTATCTTTGCTTTCGGACAACATGATGAATCTTCATCCACCACTCAATCACAGCCCCAGAAGAGTAGTGCATCAGCTTCAGGGCCACTTGGGACCTGGCCACAATGCCATTCTGGTGTAGATTCATTCTATGGCCCTCCTACTGGATTTACTGGGCCCTTCATCAGTCCTCCAGCAGGCATCCCAGGGGTTCAAGGCCCTCCACACATGGTTGTTTATAGCCATTTTGCACCAGTTGGACAATTTGGACAAGCTGGCTTGAGTTTCATGGGTGCCACTTATATCCCGTCTGGCAAGCAACCTGATTGGAAGCACAATCCCGTATCAACTGCTTCGAGTGTGGGTGAGGGGGATATAAACAATTTGAATATGGTTTCTGCACAGCGCACTCCTTCAAACATGCCCTCTCCTATCCAGCATCTTTCCCCTGGGTCGCCTCTCCTGCCAATGCCTTCTCCTTTGGCCATGTTCGATGTATCTCCTTTCCAG TCTTCTCCTGACTTGTCAGTCCAAGCTCGTTGGCAGCACGTTCCTGCATCACCTCTTCAATCTGTTCCCCAGTCAATGCCAATGCAAAAACTGGCAGAAGGTGCTCTTACATCTCAATTCAGCCATGGGCCTGCTGTTAACCAGTCATTAACTGCCAACAGATTCCCTGATTCTCGAAGTTCAATGCCATCTGACAGCAGCCGGAATTTTCCTGTGCCAACTGATGCAACTGTCACCCAGTTCCCCGATGAATTAGGGTTAGTAGATCCTGGAAGCTCCTCTGGCACCGGGGCTCAGCCACAGGCTGTGGTCACTAGCAGCTCATCTGTAAGCACCGTTGCTGATGTTGGCAAGACTGATCTTCAGGCACGCAGTAGCAAAATCAGCAGTGGCCACGGCACAAATTCCGTTTTTAAGACTCAGTCATCTCAGCACAAGCAGTATGGTCATTCCTCGGGGTATAGTTATCAAAGAGGAGGTGGGGTTTCCCAAAAGAATAGTTCGGGGGCCGAATGGACCCATCGCAGAATGGGGCTCCAGGGAAGGAATCAGTCTTTGGGTGCAGAAAAAAGCTTTCCCCCTGCAAAGATAAAGCAAGTTTACGTGGCCAAACAGACTACGAGTGGGACATCAACAGTGTCGTGA